The sequence AGTGCCGAGGCCGCGGGCGCGGGCGGCCAGCATGAAGCTCCAGGCGCCCTGGATAACCGAGCCGGCGCCCTCGACCACGTGGCGGGGATCCTCCGACCGGCCGGCGGCGCACGGGATCAGCATCGCCGGGACGCGGTGCATGTTCTCGACCAGGTGGATCCCCGAATCGATGACCCGCTCCTGCTGCGCGCCCCAGCCGGGGTCGCGCTCCGCCCTCGCCCGGGAGGACTCGACGAACCTGGCTCTGTTCAGATCCGAGCCGCGCCGGTAGACGGCGGCCAGGGCCTCGATCTTGGCTCGCTCGGTCACGAAGACGAAGTGCCATGCCTGGCCGTTGGAGGACGTGGGCGCCTGCACGGCGAAGCGGGCGCACTCCCGCAGCAGCGATTCCGGCACGGGGCGGTCGAAGTCCAGCCGCCTGCGCACCGCCCGGGTGGTGAGCAGCACCTCGTCCGCGCTGAGTCCGAGTGTGGTGGTCATGTCCCGAAGCGTACGCACGCGGGATCGCCGGAGACTGGATTCCGGCCTCCGCCGGAATGACACTCGCGGGAGCGGGCCGGCAGCACGACCCCGCGAGCTGCTCAGGAGTTGGCCGTGACGAGGAGCGGCGCATCAGCCTCGAGGCGAGCGAGGAGAGCACGACCCCGCGGGGTGCTCAGGAGTTGGCCGTGACCGTCTCGAGGATGTCGCCGAAGCGCTCCAGCGCGGCGGCCCGGCGCGTGGGCACGTGCTCGCTGGGCCAACCCTCGACGGCCTCGTAGCCCCGCAGCACATGGCGGCTGATGGTCACCTTGTGCACCTCGTCGGCGCCGTCCACCAGCCGCGAGGCCCGCGCCTGGCGGTACATGCCCTCCAGCGGCAGGTCGGCGCTGAACCCCAGCGCCCCGTGCACCTGGATCGCCCGGTCGATGGCGTTGTAAAGCATCCGGGTGCCGTACACCTTGATCATGGCGATCTGGGTGCGCGAGGCCGAGGCCCCGTGGCGGTCCATGTGCCAGGCGGCGTGCATGCACAGCAGCTTGGTGGCCTCGATCTCCATCTTGGTCTCGGCGATCATGTCCTGGATCATCTGCTTGTCCGCCAGCAGGGAGCCGTGGGCGGACCGCGACAGCGCCCGCTCGCACATCATGTCGAAGGCCCGGCGGGCCTGGCCGATCCAGCGCATGGCGTGATGGATGCGCCCGGGCCCCAGCCGCTTCTGCGCCAGCACGAAGCCGTCGCCCGGCTCGCCGATGATGTTCGTGGCCGGCACCCGCACGTTGTCGTAGACGATCTCGGCGTGGCCGCCGGGCCGGGGCGGCCCCTCGATGTGCGGCTCCCCCATGTTCGGGACGTCGCGCACGATCCGCACGCCCGGGGCGTCCGCCGGCACGAGGATCATCGAACAGCCCTGGTAGGGGTGCACGTCCGGGTCAGTGACCACCATCACGATCAGGAAGTCGGCCACCGAGCCGTTGGTGGTGAACCACTTGTGGCCATTGATCACGTATTCGTCACCGTCGAGCGTCGCCCGGGTGCGGATCAGGCGCGGGTCCGAGCCGGCTACGTCGGGCTCGGTCATCGAGAAGGCGCTGCGCATCTCGCCGGCCAGAAGCGGCTCCAGCCAGCGGCGACGCAGGTCCGCGCTGGCGCCGATGGCAAGGAGCTCGGCGTTGCCCGAGTCGGGGGCGTTGTTGCCGAAGATCATCGGCGCGAACTCGCAGCGCCCCAGAATCTCGTGCATGAGCGCCAGGCGCACCTGCCCCCAGCCCTGGCCGCCGAGGTCGGGGCCCAGGTGGCAGGCCCAGAGCCCCTGCTGGCGCACCTGCTCCTTCAACGGGTCGGTGAGCACCCGCCACTGCTCGGGCGTGCAGTCACCGGCGATCGCCTCCAGCGGCAGGATCTCGGCGTCCAGGAACTCCCGCATCCAGTCCAGCTTCGGCTGGAAGTCCTCGTCGGTGGCGAAATCCCAGGCCATGTTCTCCTCCGGACGTCTTGGTGCCGTCAGGCTAGGAGGCCGCCGACCGGTTCTGCGGACCGTCTCCCTTGTCGTTCCGGCGCAGGCCGGAACCCATGCCCCGGCGGCCCGTCCGCGCCTCCGTTGGACGCCCGGCACGCCCCTCGACGCCAGCGCGTCCGGCCCCTGGCGGGGCAGCGACGCGCCGAGTGCCCCGCTGAGCGCGCGGTAGCGTGGCCGGCGCCGCAGCATGACGAGGAGACGGCATGGTCACAGTCGACAGGGACAGCGTCGTCGCCGCCCTCGCGGCCGAGTGGCGGGCCATCGCCGAACTGTGCGCGGCACTGAGCGACGCCGAGTGGGCGGCGCCCACCGACTGCCCCGGCTGGAGCGTGCAGGACAACGTGAGCCACATCACCGGCACCGAGCGGATGCTGCTGGGCGACCCGGTGCCCGAGGTCGACATCGGTGAGGCTCCCCACGTCCACAACGAGATCGGTCGGATCAACGAACTGTGGATCGCGGCGCGCCGAGCGTCGTCGCCTGCCGCCGTGCTGGAGGAGTTCCGCGAGGTGACCGCACGACGACTGGCGGCGCTCGCCGCCATGACGCAGGCCGACTTCGACGCCGAGTCCTGGACCCCGGCCGGCACCGACACGTACGGGCGGTTCATGCGCATCAGGACATTGGACTGCTGGGTGCACGAGCAGGACATCCGCGGCGCCGTGGACCGGCCGGGCCATGTGAGCGGCCCGGTAGTGGAGATGGTCCTCGACGAGTTCGCCTTCGCGGTGGGCTTCGCGGTCGCCAAGCTGGGTCGGGCCCCCGACGGGTCTCGGGTGCTGATCGACCTGACCGGTCCGGCCGCCCGCTCCTGGCATGTGCAGGTCACCGACCGTCGCGGCCGGCTGGTGGAGAGCTTCGATGGCGCCGCCGGGCCCACGATCACCTTGCGCACCGATGCCCACACCTACCCCCGGCTGGCCGGCGGCCGCATCGCCGGCGACGCAGCACTCAGCGCCGGCCTCGTCAGCCTGGAGGGCGACCTGGAGGCAGCGGAGCGAATCCTCGCCGGCCTCGGCTACATGCCCTGACCAGGGGCGGTCCACCCGACTGGATTCCGGCTTTCGCCGGAATGACGAATCGGGTCGGACGACGGGCGAGGACCGGACGGTTACCGACGGGGCGGGGCGCTACTCGCCGGCCAGGAGGGCGGCGAAGCGGCGGCGCCACTCCACCGACGGCTTGTCGGACTGCACGCTGACGGTTCCGGCCAGTTCGAGCGGCAGCACGCCGTCGAGTCTCTCCAGCATCGTCTTGTCCTCGGCCCCGATGGCCAGATCGAAGCGGATCACCTCGTCGGACGGCACCGAGAAGTCGTCGTTGCGCCACACCACGAAGATGAAGTACGAGGTGACGTCGTCGATCGGCGTCGACAGCAGCAGCAGGATGTGCTCGAGACCTGTCTCGTACGCGATGGTGCTCCGGCAGGCGAACGGCAGGGCGAACCCGCTGGACATCCTGCGGGTGACCGCCCCGGTGCCCGGCACGCCCGAGGTGGCGGCGGCGATCTCGGGATTGCTGACGGTCACGTCGTAGGCGTAGCCGAAGAAGCTGTCGTCCAGCTGCTCCAACTCCAGCCGCGGCACCACCTCGTCGGTCTCGCCGCCGATCGTGCCGGCGTGCACGAACGGGAAATGGGTGATGTCCAGGAAGTTGTCGACCATGCGCGTGGCCGACGTCGTCCAGATCTCCACGTCGGGGTTGATTCGGCGGAACGCCGGGTCGTCCTCCTGGACGATCTTCGGGACGTCCTCGCGCGGGACTCCCGGGCACAGCCACACGAGGCCGTAGCGCTCCTGCACCCCCACCGGGTCCAGGTGGGCTCGGGGAGGGACGGGCACGCCCGGCTGCGCGGAGGGCACCAGCACGCAGCGGCCCCCGACGCCGAAGCGCCAGCCGTGATAGCAGCACTGCAGGCAGCCGTCGATGACCGTGCCCGCCGAGAGGGGCGCCTCGCGGTGGGGGCAGCGGTCGGCCGACGCCACCGGCACCCCGTCCGGGTCTCGCCAGACGACGTAGGACCTTCCCAGAACGCGGACCCCCAGGGGCCCCGGGGCGACGTCACCGCTGCGGGCCACCGCATACCAGGCGTCCGCCAGGACGGGATTCTCCGAGAAGACGTGCGTCGTGCTCATGGTGCCGGCGAGACCGCGCCGCCGCTCGCACACGCCGGCCGGCGTGCCTGATGCTGGATTCCGGCCTGCGCCGGAATGGCGATACGGGTGATCCCCAGCACAGTTCAGCAGTCTCCCAGGGTGCGCCGGTGCTGTCCTGGTGGAACCTTACGACATGAGCGGCCCAGAGCGAAGCCCACCGCTCCGCTCACCTGCCGGTTTCCCACACCGGAGAACCGTCGGGGAAACGTCGCGAGGGCCATCCTGCTAGCTTGGCGGCGGCGCGGCCGAGCCGCGAACCCGAAGACCTGGAAGGTGCTCCAATGGGATACCCGAACACGCTGATCTTCGTCGACTTCCCCAGTGACGACCCCGAGGCTTCGGCCCGTTTCTACGAGCAGGTCTTCGGCTGGGAGGTCGAGGGGCGACCCGCGGGTACCTTCCACCGCATCGTGCCGGGCAACGAGTTCCTGAAGGACGGCGAGCCCTCCGGGGTCGGCAACCTGCACATGGGCATCCACAACATCGCCAACGCCCGCCCGCACCCGGATCCCGCCGGTGTCGAGCCCCGGACCCTGCGCACCGAGGGCCGCTGCCAGCGCATGTGGATCCTGGTCAGCCCCGACGACAGCGCCGACCGCATTCTCGACACGGCCCTGAGCCTCGGCGCCACCGAGCTGTGGCGCAACCATTACTGGGCGGAGTTCAACGGCTTCAACTGCGCCTTCGAGGATCCGTGGGGCAACACGTTCGTCCTCTGGACCCAGGGGGGCGACGACCCGCAGATCCCCGAGGGCTGGACCAGCGAGTAGCCGCCGGAGCACACAAGGGAGGACAATCCATGAGCGAAGAGCAGTCCGGGTTCGCCCGCGGCGCCGCCGAGACCCGCGCGGCGGTCGGGATGACCGGCGCCGTGGACGCGGCGAGCCGCCCGGACGTCTATTCCGACCATCCCACCACGGCGCGCTGGACCCACGTGGCCCTGCCGTGCGCCGACATCGACGCCTCCATCGACTTCTACACGAAGTTCACGCCGATGGAGCTGTTGGACAAGCGCACCGACGCCCTGGGCCACGGCGCCTGGCTGGGCCATTCCGACGCCGCCGAGCGGCCCTTCATCCTGGTGCTCATCGAGTTCTTCGCCAGCAGCGGCCAGGAGGGGCTCGGCCTGCTGAAGCCGTTCGCCCACCTCGGCATCGAGCTCCCCACCCTCGAAGCCGTCGACGAGATCGCCGCCCGCGGCGAGGCCGCTGGCTGCCTGAACATGGCCCCCACCGAGATGCCCCCGCCCGTCGGCTACATCTGCGCCCTCAACGACCCCGACGGCAACGTCATCGAGTACTCCTACGACCAGGGCGTCTACTCCACCGCCAAGACCGTCTGGGGCAACGGCGACTGAAGCGATCGGCGGCGATGTCGGACGGGATAGTCCTTGTGGCTGGTGAGAGATACGTCGATTTACTCATGTAGTTCTTGATCTATACTGCTCGGCCGCGTGGACGGGGATGCTGTCTTGCGGACGTTTGTGGCCGGTTCGACGGGAGGGGTTCTGATGATCGCGCGGTTCGTTCGGGTCCTGTGGAGTAGGTCGGTATGGGCGGTCGGGTCGCCTCGGGGGACGAGGAGTTCTGGTCCGCAGGCAGTCTCGATCCGGCGCGGATTGTCCTTGGCGGCGGCATGCGTGTTGGTGCTGGCCGTTGTGGTGGGTTCGGTGACGGTCGCCGCAGCCGATCCGGTCGGGGCGCAGGACGGTACCGGTGAGGTACGGATCGTGGCTCGACGCCTGACCGATGGTCGGGTGGAGTTCGGTTTGCAGGCGCGCACCGCGGGCGATTCATGGGGTGAGCGGTTGCTGCCGTCGCAGCGGTTCTTCCCGACCTCGGCGTCGGTCGGTCGCTGGTTGGTCTCCTCGCCGCTGGATGTGGCGCCCGGAGAGGTGCGCATCGTGGCGCGCCGCTTGGCGGATGGTCGGGTGGAGTTCGGTTTGCAGGCGCGCACCGCGGGCGATTCGTGGGGTGAGCGGTTGTTGCCGTCGCGGCGGTTCTTCCCGACCTCGGCGTCGGTGGGTCGCTGGTTGGTCTCCTCGCCGCTGCGGCCGGGCGCGGCACCCGCGCAATGCCCCACCGGAACGACCGAGGAGACCTGGATCGGCGAGGCCTTCTGGCGTGCGGCGAACGTTGCGCGGGTACGCCTCGAGTTGCGCTGCGGTGCCGACCCCAACGCGGTGAAGGTCTACGACCCTTCGGACTATGACCCTCCGGCCGGATGCGGCGACAATTGCGTCGAGCCCCCCTATGAGTTGGAGTACTCGGTTCTGCACTCGGCGGCGGTGTACAACGCGGATCCGGCGGTGATCCAGGTTCTACTGGACGCCGGCGCCAACATCTGGGCGGATTCAGTCCTTGGGTCGCCTCTGCATCTTGCGGCCGCACACGGCAATCTGGTGACGGTTCGTGCGCTGCTGGACGCCAGCGCCGATTTCGAGGAGCCGCGCGGCTTCTACCACTGGATGCCTCTGCACAGCGCGGCGGCAAGCAGTCACGATCCGGCGGTGATCCAGGTGCTGCTGGACGCCGGCGCAAATATCGAAGCGAGGGGCGTCGGCAGCTGGACGCCGCTGCACTGGGCGGCCTCATACAACCAGAATCCGGCGGTGATCCAGGTGCTGCTGGACGCCGGCGCTGACCTCGAGGCGAGGGACGCTGAAAACTGGACGCCTCTTGATCTGGCGCGGCAAAGAGGCGGCGCCGCAACCATCCGGGTGCTTGAGGAGGCGGCCGGTTCCTGAGCGGCCGGCGCTGCGCGGCTACGCCGTTGCTGCCGTGCCGCAGTGGGGTTCGGGACAAAGCCTTCGCCATGGCTGTCTCCTCACATCGAACTCGAACCGCGGACTGAGCTTCCCCCCACCCCCATCATCGCGGACTCAGCCCGCTCAAGTCCGAAGAGCCACTATTCCTCGATAAGTCTTCGCATCGCGTCCTTGACGCTGCGCATCTCCCGGAGACTGTGGAGACCAGTCAGCGCACCCACCATGGTGGTCCCGAACACGGACAGGCGGAGCGTTTGCAGCAGGCCGATGGAGAAAGTGGCCATCATCCCCCACGGACCGCTGGCGGCGAGATTGTCTCCCAACTCCCTGAGTCGTCTCATGACGCTGCAAGCGTCCAACATTCCCTGATCGAGGAGGCTCCAATCTCCGCCGAGATCGCCCTCCGGATCGAGCATCCGATCGATCATCGGCTCGATCAGGTCGTCCTGATTCCAGCAATCCTCCAGTTCCTCCCGGAGTTGCCTCCTCAATTCCTGCCGCAGTTCCCGATCGAGGCGCTCGAACTCCGCCTCACCGTCGAACCTGCAATCGGCCGCTCCCCTGGTCTCGCAGTGTGCCTCCAGGTCTCCGACCAGGACGGCCTCACCGCAGACCTCGGCATAGCCCGAGACCGTCGCGTCGCCCGCGGCGCCGCCGAGACCCGCGCGGCGGTCGGGATGACCGGCACCGTGGACGCGGCGACGCGCCCGGACGTCTATTCCGACCATCCCACCACGGCGCGCTGGACCCACGTGGCCCTGCCGTGCGCCGACATCGACGCCTCCATCGACTTCTACACGAAGTTCACGCCGATGGAGCTGTTGGACAAGCGCACCGACGCCCTGGGCCACGGCGCCTGGCTGGGCCATTCCGACGCCGCCGAGCGGCCCTTCATCCTGGTGCTCATCGAGTTCTTCGCCAGCAGCGGCCAGGAGGGGCTCGGCCTGCTGAAGCCGTTCGCCCACCTCGGCATCGAGCTCCCCACCCTCGAAGCCGTCGACGAGATCGCCGCCCGCGGCGAGGCCGCTGGCTGCCTGAACATGGCCCCCACCGAGATGCCCCCGCCCGTCGGCTACATCTGCGCCCTCAACGACCCCGACGGCAACGTCATCGAGTACTCCTACGACCAGGGCGTCTACTCCACCGCCAAGACCGTCTGGGGCAACGGCGACTGACGGCGCCCTGCGGCTGCGCCGAGCCCTCAACTCGGGCCGAAGCGGGTGTTTCCCTGCCCCCAGCAGACGAGGGTCGCGTCGGTGCGCAGCGCGCACGAATGTCTCACGCCGGCGGCGATGGCGGTGTAGGAGCCGTCGGGCGCGTCGGCCTGCCCGTGGCCGTTCAGACCCCAGCAGACGACAGAGCCGTCGGCGCGCAGAGCGCACGAATGTCGCCCACCCGCGGCGATGGCCGTGTAGGAGCCGTCAGGCGGATCGGCCTGACCCGAGTCGTTCTCCCCCCAGCAGACGGCCGAACCATCAGTCCGCAGAGCGCACGAATGAACGTCGCCAGCGGCGATGGCGGTGTAGGAACCGTCGGGTGGATCGGCCTGACCCGAACCGTCGTCCCCCCAGCAGACGGCCGAACCATCAGTCCGCAGAGCGCACGAATGACTGCCCGAATAATCGCCGCCGGCGGCTATGGCGGTATAGGAACCGTCGGGCGCGTCGGCCGTCTGACCCGAGTAGTTGTCGCCCCAGCAGACGGCCGCACCATCGGTGCCCAACGCGCACGAATGCCGATAGCCGGCGGCGACGACGGTGTAGGCGCCCTCGGGAGCGCTGGATTGCCAAAGGTTGTCCAGGCCCCAGCAGACGATCGAGCCGTCGTCCCCCAAGGCGCACGAATGCCACCTGCCGGCGGCGATTGCGGCATAGGCGCCATCGGGAGCGTCGGTTTGTCCGCTGCTGTTCAGACCCCAGCAGACGATCGAGCCGTCGGCCCTCAAGGCGCACGAATGCCATCCGCTGGCAGCGACGGCGGTGTAGGCGCCGCTGGGCGGCAATGCCTGCCCGTACGTGTCGAGGCCCCAGCACTCGACACGGCCGTCGGTGTCCAGCGCGCACGAATGGTCAAAGCCGGCGGCAATGGCGGCGTACGTGCCGTCGGGCGGGAATTCGTGCCCGAAGGTGTATTGACCCCAGCACACGAGTGCGGCGTCGGTGCGCAGCGCGCACGAATGGTCAAAGCCGGCGGCGATAGCGGTATACGTGCCGTCGGGCGCGTCGGTCTGCCCGAACCCGCCATAGCCCCAGCAGACAACGGAGCCGTCGGCGCCCAGCGCGCACGAGTGCGACCTGCCAGCGGCGACGGCGGTATAGGCGCCGTCGGGCGCGTCGGTCAGCCCTTCGCTGTTCTGACCCCAGCAGACGACAGAGCCGTCGGCGCCCAATGCGCACGAATGCCACCCACCCGCGGCGACGGCGGTATAGGCGCCGCCGGGCGCGTCGGTCTGCCCGAACCCGCCATAGCCCCAGCAGACGACAGAGCCGTCGGCGCGCAGAGCGCACGAATGTCGACCACCCGCGGCGATGGCCGTGTAGGGGCCGTCAGGCGGGTCGGCCTGACCCGAGTCGTTCTCCCCCCAGCAGACAGCCGAACCATCAGTCCGCAGCGCGCACGAATGAACGTCGCCGGCGGCGATGGCGGTGTAGGAGCCGTCGGGCGCGTCGGTCTGCCCTTCGTCGTTCTCCCCCCAGCAGACGACAGAGCCGTCGGCGCGCAACGCACAGAAGTGCCGAGCGCCGGCGATAGCTGTGTAGTAGTCGGCGGGGTCGGTGGGCTGGTCCAGGTCGGCGGATCCCGGGAGTCCGGCGGAGGCTAGATCGGCAGATGGAACACAGACCGCCAATCCCTCGGCGAGCGCTTCTGGCACAGTGGTCTCGGCACCGACGGTGTCCAGAACGGCCCAGTCGAAGTTGATCGACCAATCCAACAAGCAGGACCGGGCGCCCGCACTCAAGTCTTCTGGTGACCCGCCAGCCTCCATGAACAACATGTCCAGGAACAGGTCCGGGGCGCACTGGCCGAGACTGGAAGCCAGGGCCGCGAACGCGCCGGCGTGGGAGGAGATTGATTGGGCGGCAAGGTCGAGGCCGATGGTCCAGATGCGCAAGCAAGTCCAGTCCTCATCGGCCAGCGCGTCGGGATCCACACCGAGCACCTCGAGCAGGACAGGCAGGACGGGGTCCGGAATGCAGCCGAATATGCCGGCCAGGAAGGCCAGATACTCATCGGCGGCAGCGACGTCATCGGACATCCCGCCAGAGGGAGTCCAGCCGAGGTCAGCAAACCATTCCCGGATGCAGGCACGCTCCTCGTCTTCCACTTGTTCCCACTCGACTCCCAACAGGAAAAGCGTCGCGATCACTTCCAGGTCCGGGATGCAGTCCGTCGGGTCCGGAGTCAACGCCTCGATCGCCCCGGGCTCGTCGCCGGCGGCAGCCAAAGCAGCCCAGTCGAAACCGGCCATTCTCTCTTGCAGGCAGGTTCTCTCGTCGCTGCTCGGCTGATAACCCAGATACACCTCGAGGCTTGCAATGGAGCCGGCGAGAAGCACCGATGTCGCGACTTCAGGCTCGAAACAAGCGAACAGCGCGACATCGTCTGGCCAGAGTTCGATGCTCACAACTCTCTGTCGCAGCAGCGACTGCAACGGTCCGTCGTCCAGAACGCGCCGAACGCAGGATTGCTCCTCGAACGAAAGTTCGTCGAACACGTCCTGCCAGACGGTGTCGCCGTCTATCTCGATGCTGCCGGTCGCACCGGCCTCGGTCGTCTCCGGCACCGTGCCCGCGGGAGAGGGGAGTCGGTCCGGGGACGGAGCGGCCAGGGTCGCAGGCGTCGTCGCAGCAGCAGTCGCCGGCGGGGGCGACTCGTCCACTGACTGTGTGGGGGGCGACGCCGTAGCGGCCTGCGTTGGCGGACGGCGGGGCCGCGTGGATGGCGACTCGTCCACTGACTGTGTGGGGGGCGACGCCGTAGCCCCACCGACGTCCTGCCGTCTGCCGTCTCCGCATGTCACAAGCACCGCGACTACTCCCAGGCACACCAGAATGAGAGTCGAGAGTCGCCGGCTCCTCGACCGGGCGCTGAACCGCCGAGAGCGGCGCGACATCCACGCGGCGCGGGGAGGGTCGCCCACAGGCTCAGGACAGGTGGTCCAGCAGCAGGTTGACCAGGTCGCTCTCGAACTGGACGGCGCCGAGGATGCGCCGGCCGGTGGTGTCGAGCAGCCAGAAGCTGGACCAGGCGGGCGCCGGGAAGTGGTAGTAGTTCGTCGGCACCCGGGAGTCGCTCAACAGCATCGTGAAGGTGATCCCGTAGGTGTCGACGAAGGCCTGGTTCGTCGCCAGGTCACCGGTCGAGCCGATGCCGACGACCCGGAGCCGGTGGGAGTTCTCTCGAGCG is a genomic window of bacterium containing:
- a CDS encoding nitroreductase family protein yields the protein MTTTLGLSADEVLLTTRAVRRRLDFDRPVPESLLRECARFAVQAPTSSNGQAWHFVFVTERAKIEALAAVYRRGSDLNRARFVESSRARAERDPGWGAQQERVIDSGIHLVENMHRVPAMLIPCAAGRSEDPRHVVEGAGSVIQGAWSFMLAARARGLGTCWTTIHLMWEEEVAEILGIPYTEVRQYALIPVAYTVGTDFEPAARDLDGVLSFNTWSRSAPLVPTLGGLYEPS
- a CDS encoding acyl-CoA dehydrogenase family protein produces the protein MAWDFATDEDFQPKLDWMREFLDAEILPLEAIAGDCTPEQWRVLTDPLKEQVRQQGLWACHLGPDLGGQGWGQVRLALMHEILGRCEFAPMIFGNNAPDSGNAELLAIGASADLRRRWLEPLLAGEMRSAFSMTEPDVAGSDPRLIRTRATLDGDEYVINGHKWFTTNGSVADFLIVMVVTDPDVHPYQGCSMILVPADAPGVRIVRDVPNMGEPHIEGPPRPGGHAEIVYDNVRVPATNIIGEPGDGFVLAQKRLGPGRIHHAMRWIGQARRAFDMMCERALSRSAHGSLLADKQMIQDMIAETKMEIEATKLLCMHAAWHMDRHGASASRTQIAMIKVYGTRMLYNAIDRAIQVHGALGFSADLPLEGMYRQARASRLVDGADEVHKVTISRHVLRGYEAVEGWPSEHVPTRRAAALERFGDILETVTANS
- a CDS encoding maleylpyruvate isomerase family mycothiol-dependent enzyme, with amino-acid sequence MVTVDRDSVVAALAAEWRAIAELCAALSDAEWAAPTDCPGWSVQDNVSHITGTERMLLGDPVPEVDIGEAPHVHNEIGRINELWIAARRASSPAAVLEEFREVTARRLAALAAMTQADFDAESWTPAGTDTYGRFMRIRTLDCWVHEQDIRGAVDRPGHVSGPVVEMVLDEFAFAVGFAVAKLGRAPDGSRVLIDLTGPAARSWHVQVTDRRGRLVESFDGAAGPTITLRTDAHTYPRLAGGRIAGDAALSAGLVSLEGDLEAAERILAGLGYMP
- a CDS encoding aromatic ring-hydroxylating dioxygenase subunit alpha, giving the protein MSTTHVFSENPVLADAWYAVARSGDVAPGPLGVRVLGRSYVVWRDPDGVPVASADRCPHREAPLSAGTVIDGCLQCCYHGWRFGVGGRCVLVPSAQPGVPVPPRAHLDPVGVQERYGLVWLCPGVPREDVPKIVQEDDPAFRRINPDVEIWTTSATRMVDNFLDITHFPFVHAGTIGGETDEVVPRLELEQLDDSFFGYAYDVTVSNPEIAAATSGVPGTGAVTRRMSSGFALPFACRSTIAYETGLEHILLLLSTPIDDVTSYFIFVVWRNDDFSVPSDEVIRFDLAIGAEDKTMLERLDGVLPLELAGTVSVQSDKPSVEWRRRFAALLAGE
- a CDS encoding VOC family protein, giving the protein MGYPNTLIFVDFPSDDPEASARFYEQVFGWEVEGRPAGTFHRIVPGNEFLKDGEPSGVGNLHMGIHNIANARPHPDPAGVEPRTLRTEGRCQRMWILVSPDDSADRILDTALSLGATELWRNHYWAEFNGFNCAFEDPWGNTFVLWTQGGDDPQIPEGWTSE
- a CDS encoding VOC family protein, with protein sequence MSEEQSGFARGAAETRAAVGMTGAVDAASRPDVYSDHPTTARWTHVALPCADIDASIDFYTKFTPMELLDKRTDALGHGAWLGHSDAAERPFILVLIEFFASSGQEGLGLLKPFAHLGIELPTLEAVDEIAARGEAAGCLNMAPTEMPPPVGYICALNDPDGNVIEYSYDQGVYSTAKTVWGNGD
- a CDS encoding ankyrin repeat domain-containing protein, whose product is MAAACVLVLAVVVGSVTVAAADPVGAQDGTGEVRIVARRLTDGRVEFGLQARTAGDSWGERLLPSQRFFPTSASVGRWLVSSPLDVAPGEVRIVARRLADGRVEFGLQARTAGDSWGERLLPSRRFFPTSASVGRWLVSSPLRPGAAPAQCPTGTTEETWIGEAFWRAANVARVRLELRCGADPNAVKVYDPSDYDPPAGCGDNCVEPPYELEYSVLHSAAVYNADPAVIQVLLDAGANIWADSVLGSPLHLAAAHGNLVTVRALLDASADFEEPRGFYHWMPLHSAAASSHDPAVIQVLLDAGANIEARGVGSWTPLHWAASYNQNPAVIQVLLDAGADLEARDAENWTPLDLARQRGGAATIRVLEEAAGS
- a CDS encoding VOC family protein produces the protein MDAATRPDVYSDHPTTARWTHVALPCADIDASIDFYTKFTPMELLDKRTDALGHGAWLGHSDAAERPFILVLIEFFASSGQEGLGLLKPFAHLGIELPTLEAVDEIAARGEAAGCLNMAPTEMPPPVGYICALNDPDGNVIEYSYDQGVYSTAKTVWGNGD